Below is a genomic region from Microbacterium esteraromaticum.
ACGGCGGCGAAGTGGAGGGTCACGCTCGCAGGCTAGGCGATGAGCCGTGTGTCCCGGAGAGGGCTGTGGAGAACGCTCACACGTCGAGGATGTCGAGGTCGACGGTGACGATGTCGCCCTCGTCGATCCCCTGCTGCTGACGCACCTGCTTCTTCAACGGCAGCACGAAGGCGGAGCCGTCGAAGAAGATCGACGTCGTCCACACGGTGAGCCCGATCCGCGCCTGCACGCGCAGCGAGCCGAAGCCTCGGGGCGGGGCGGGCAGCTCGCGGATCTCGGCCGAGAGCTGCTCGGGCAGCGTGGCGAAGTACCAGGCATCCACTCTGGCCTGCCAGCGAGTGACCTCGCTCTCGAACTCGATCCGCATGGTCCCAGCGTAGTCGTGGGGCCGGTCGCGACCGATGTCGGATGTGCGAATTACTGTCACAGATGAACTTGAACTGTTCGAATCTTTATTCGAGGATGGATGCATGGGGATCAGGACGACCACGGCACTCTCCCCCGCCGACGAGCGCGCAGGGGACATTCTGCGCCTGCGCCGCGAGATCGGGCGGATGCAGCGCCGACGCAGCGACGACGCGCACCTTCCGATGCCCGCCGCTCTGCGAGAGCTGCTGCCCCAGGGCGGCCTGCAGACGGGCACGGTGTACTCGGTGTCGTCGTCACCTAGCCTGGTCTTCGCGCTGATGAGCGCGCTGTCCCAGCGCGGCGGCTGGTGCGCCGCCGTCGGCATGCCCGCGCTCGGCCTCGAGGCCGCCACCGCCTTCGGCATCGATCTGTCGCGGCTGATCCTGGTTCCGGAGCCCGGCGAGCGCTGGCTCGCCGTCGTCTCGGCGCTGGCCGAGGTGGTGCCGCTGATCGCGATGAACCCCGGCTCCCGCGTGCGGGATGCCGATGCCGCACGCCTCGCGGCCCGGCTGCGCGACCGCGGCTGCACCCTGCTCACCACGTCGCCCTGGCCGCAGGGCGAGGGGCTGATCACGCTGCACGACCCGCACTGGGAAGGGCTCGGCGAGGGGTGGGGTCTGCTGTCGGACCGCACGGTGACGGTCACCGCGCAGACCCGCTCGACGCCCGTGCCGAAGAGCCTGCGGGTGCGGCTGCCCGATGACCTCGGCCGCATCGACACCGCCGTCGAGCCCGCCCTCGATCCACGCGAGGCCCTGCCGACGCATCCGAGCTGGGCGGTGGCGTCATGAGAGGCCCGACGGCCGCGCCGGCGACCGATGCGATGCGCGTGCACGTGCTGTGGTTCCCCGACTGGCCGCTGCGTGCCGCGCTGGGCGCCGCGCCCCCGCATCCACCCACCGCTCTGGTGCGCGCCGGGCTCGTCTCCGCCTGCACCGACTCCGCACGCGCGCACGGTGTGCGGGTGGGCCAGCGCAAGCGGCAGGCTCAGAGCCGCCTGCCCTCGCTGAAGACGCTGCCGCACGACGAGACCGCCGACGAGCGCGCCTTCCTTCCGGTGCTGCGGCTGATCGAGGCGCACGCCCCCGGCGCGCATCTGCTGCGCCCGGGTCTCGCCGCCCTGCGGTCGCGGGGCATCTCGCGCTATCACGACGGAGAGGAGGGCGCGGCGGCAGCCCTGGTGCGGATGCTCTCCGATGCCGGCTACGGCGAGGCGCGCATCGGCGTGGCCGACGGTATGTTCACCGCCGAGCTCGCCGCCCGCGCGGCTCCCCCTCGCAGCGACGGCGTCGATCCGTGGGCGGTGATCCCGTCGGGCGCATCCCGCGACTTCCTGGCACCGCTCCCCCTTCAGGTGCTCGGCGAGCCGGAGCTCGCCGATCTGCTGCGACGGCTGGGGGTCGCCACCCTCGGCGAGTTCGCCGCCCTCGACGCGCTCTCGGTGCGGGCGAGGTTCGGCGAGCACGGGGCTCGGCTGCACGACCTGGCGTCCGGAGCAGACTCCCGCCCGCTCACCCCGCGCCCACCCGACCCGCAGCTGGCGCGGGAGGTGCAGTTCGAGACCCCGCTCGGGCAGTCCGATCAGATCGCCTTCGCCGTGCGGCAGACCGCGGATGCCGTGCTGCTCGCCCTCGCCGACGTCTCG
It encodes:
- a CDS encoding DUF1905 domain-containing protein, which codes for MRIEFESEVTRWQARVDAWYFATLPEQLSAEIRELPAPPRGFGSLRVQARIGLTVWTTSIFFDGSAFVLPLKKQVRQQQGIDEGDIVTVDLDILDV
- a CDS encoding DNA polymerase Y family protein produces the protein MRGPTAAPATDAMRVHVLWFPDWPLRAALGAAPPHPPTALVRAGLVSACTDSARAHGVRVGQRKRQAQSRLPSLKTLPHDETADERAFLPVLRLIEAHAPGAHLLRPGLAALRSRGISRYHDGEEGAAAALVRMLSDAGYGEARIGVADGMFTAELAARAAPPRSDGVDPWAVIPSGASRDFLAPLPLQVLGEPELADLLRRLGVATLGEFAALDALSVRARFGEHGARLHDLASGADSRPLTPRPPDPQLAREVQFETPLGQSDQIAFAVRQTADAVLLALADVSAVCTEVRIDLTDDDGAVFSRTWLHPTCFDAGDLVDRVRWQLETIVDDAPEDAAHAFRGIVGVRLAPVAVDDAAHHQPGLFGSGTDERLHHAVSRVQTLLGHRGVSTAAMSGGRMLADRQVLTPWGERPLVQRDPSQPWPGSMPDPLPTEVYTPMRPVRVSGAGGAEIEIDDRGALSTPPALIEDSEVVGWAGPWPVNEHRWDAERARSGHRFQLLDAGHRAWLVFRSADGWWAEGRYR